The proteins below come from a single Gimesia alba genomic window:
- a CDS encoding NUDIX hydrolase: MNTEELFDVVDEHDQVIEQLPRSVVHARKLLHRAANVFVFNSAGALLLQFRSATKDEYPHCYTSSASGHLSAGEDYLESAEREMLEEIGIQTPLEWLEKFSGTPHNAYEHTVLFRTFCDGPFTFDPQEIERGEFFELAVIDQMLLENEEQFTPPFRQLYRWYRAKRGSNSSGSGGVC; this comes from the coding sequence ATGAATACAGAAGAACTGTTTGATGTGGTCGACGAACACGACCAGGTGATAGAACAACTCCCCCGCTCTGTTGTACATGCGCGAAAGTTGCTGCATCGGGCTGCAAATGTATTTGTTTTCAATTCTGCGGGGGCATTGTTGTTGCAGTTTCGATCTGCAACAAAAGATGAATATCCTCACTGCTATACTTCTTCCGCTTCCGGCCATCTGAGTGCGGGTGAGGATTATCTGGAATCAGCCGAACGGGAGATGCTGGAAGAGATCGGTATTCAGACACCGCTGGAATGGCTGGAGAAATTTTCCGGAACTCCTCACAACGCCTATGAGCATACCGTCCTGTTTCGTACGTTTTGCGATGGGCCGTTCACATTTGATCCGCAGGAGATCGAACGGGGCGAATTCTTTGAGCTCGCCGTCATAGACCAGATGTTATTAGAAAATGAGGAACAGTTTACTCCGCCGTTTCGGCAGCTCTATCGCTGGTATCGTGCGAAGAGGGGGAGTAATTCAAGCGGTTCAGGGGGCGTCTGCTGA
- a CDS encoding GDSL-type esterase/lipase family protein: MPRSIVKLLILVFFAISTTGFAQADPPAYHPVKAKLVKPRQGLGNTLKKLKQNEEVRVAYLGGSITAAPGWRVKTTKWLQKAFPQAKIHEIHAAIGGTGSNLGAFRLDHDVLQHHPDLVFIEFAVNDGGRQPESIWESMDGIVRQIWKSNPEADICFVYTFRVNYEKDLRKGECPRAASAMELLADHYGIPSINVALKIAELEQQGKLKFTSDKPLAAEIVLFSKDGVHPLDQGHEIYTEVIADAIQQMQPTSKPVNHASKLKQPFVTGHWSDAKMVPLNQTMLSGNWQELPADNTLQKRFGGRMGQIWEADKPGSRITFRFRGTQAALYDLLGPDGGQVEITVDGKPHSKLTPRFDSYCTYHRIATLNLAQDLDPNKVHSVTVEIHPEQPDRSPVAFRLKNPEEELKSPKYQGTKIRVGKIMLRGELVP; the protein is encoded by the coding sequence ATGCCTCGATCTATAGTCAAGCTGCTCATCCTTGTATTCTTTGCTATCAGCACAACGGGTTTCGCACAAGCAGACCCACCTGCTTACCATCCGGTTAAAGCCAAACTGGTCAAACCCCGTCAGGGACTCGGCAACACCCTGAAGAAACTCAAACAGAATGAAGAAGTCCGTGTGGCATATCTAGGAGGCTCTATTACAGCCGCCCCCGGCTGGAGAGTCAAAACAACAAAATGGTTACAAAAGGCGTTTCCCCAAGCGAAAATCCATGAAATCCACGCCGCGATCGGTGGGACCGGTAGCAACCTGGGAGCGTTTCGTCTGGATCATGATGTCCTGCAACATCACCCCGATCTGGTCTTCATCGAATTTGCCGTCAATGATGGAGGCCGGCAGCCGGAATCCATCTGGGAATCGATGGACGGGATTGTCCGTCAGATCTGGAAATCAAATCCAGAAGCGGATATCTGCTTTGTTTATACCTTCCGCGTGAATTATGAAAAGGATCTGAGAAAAGGTGAGTGCCCCCGGGCTGCATCCGCGATGGAACTGCTGGCTGACCATTACGGCATTCCGTCGATCAACGTCGCATTGAAAATTGCTGAACTTGAGCAACAGGGAAAACTCAAATTTACATCCGACAAACCCCTAGCCGCGGAGATCGTGCTCTTTTCCAAAGATGGCGTACATCCCCTTGATCAGGGACACGAAATCTACACAGAAGTCATTGCCGATGCCATCCAGCAGATGCAGCCCACATCCAAGCCTGTGAATCATGCATCAAAACTCAAACAGCCGTTTGTCACCGGACACTGGTCCGATGCCAAAATGGTCCCGTTGAATCAGACGATGCTCTCCGGTAATTGGCAGGAGTTGCCAGCAGACAATACTCTGCAAAAACGATTCGGCGGCCGCATGGGACAAATCTGGGAAGCAGACAAGCCGGGCAGTCGCATTACCTTTCGCTTTCGTGGGACTCAAGCCGCTCTCTACGATCTGTTAGGCCCCGACGGCGGTCAAGTCGAGATCACCGTCGATGGAAAACCGCATTCCAAATTAACGCCACGGTTTGACAGTTATTGCACCTATCATCGGATCGCGACATTAAATCTTGCACAAGATCTCGATCCGAACAAAGTCCATTCGGTGACAGTCGAAATTCATCCGGAACAGCCCGACCGCAGCCCTGTCGCGTTCCGTCTGAAAAATCCCGAAGAGGAACTCAAATCTCCCAAATATCAGGGGACAAAAATCCGCGTTGGCAAAATTATGTTACGTGGTGAATTAGTTCCTTAA
- a CDS encoding DUF1501 domain-containing protein, translating to MSNIRDELEMQVNRRSFLRQNTAGVGLAALATLLQESGAAEPQPASSSGLHFPARAKRVIYLSQSGAPSQLDLFDYKPALKKFHKTELPDSIRRGQRLTGMTSGQNSFPIAASMFKFAQHGKSGTWISELLPHTAKIADEMCVVKSLYTEAINHDPAITFLQTGSIQAGRPSMGSWISYGLGSENKDLPTFVALTSGAGGQPLYDRLWGSGFLPTKHQGVKFRRSSDPVLFLSNPPGVNKQARREMLDDLGALNRLALEAKGDPEIATRIAQYELAFRMQTSVPELTDLAQESAATFELYGEQAKQPGTYAANCLLARRLAERGVRFIQLYHRGWDHHLNLPSKIKQLAGETDQATAALILDLKQRGMLDDTLVVWAGEFGRTVYCQGTLTATNYGRDHHPRCFTVWAAGGGMKPGLTYGETDDFSYNITENPLPVHDLNATILHSLGIDHKKLTFKFQGRYYRLTDVHGNVVQPLLS from the coding sequence ATGTCAAATATCAGAGACGAATTAGAGATGCAGGTCAACCGCCGTTCTTTTTTGCGGCAGAACACAGCTGGCGTAGGGCTGGCGGCATTGGCGACGTTGCTGCAGGAATCGGGGGCCGCAGAGCCACAACCTGCCAGTTCCAGCGGACTGCACTTCCCTGCCCGGGCCAAACGAGTGATATATCTGAGCCAGTCGGGGGCTCCTTCTCAGCTGGATCTATTTGACTATAAGCCAGCCCTCAAAAAATTTCACAAGACCGAACTTCCCGATTCGATCCGCCGCGGCCAGCGGTTAACCGGCATGACATCGGGGCAGAATAGTTTTCCGATCGCCGCCTCGATGTTCAAGTTCGCGCAGCACGGCAAGAGCGGAACCTGGATCAGTGAGCTTCTGCCACACACGGCGAAAATCGCAGATGAGATGTGTGTGGTCAAGTCGCTGTATACCGAAGCCATTAACCATGATCCTGCAATTACCTTTCTCCAGACCGGCAGCATCCAGGCAGGCCGCCCCAGTATGGGGTCGTGGATTTCTTATGGATTGGGGAGTGAAAACAAGGATTTGCCGACATTTGTTGCATTGACTTCAGGAGCGGGCGGGCAGCCGCTCTACGATCGTTTGTGGGGGAGCGGCTTTTTGCCGACGAAACATCAGGGAGTGAAGTTTCGCCGTTCGAGTGATCCGGTGCTGTTTCTCTCGAATCCACCCGGAGTGAATAAACAGGCGCGGCGGGAAATGCTGGATGATCTTGGTGCGCTCAATCGGTTGGCACTGGAAGCAAAGGGAGACCCCGAAATTGCCACTCGGATTGCACAGTATGAACTGGCGTTTCGGATGCAGACTTCGGTTCCCGAATTGACGGATCTTGCTCAGGAATCAGCGGCGACGTTTGAATTGTATGGCGAGCAGGCCAAACAGCCGGGAACCTACGCCGCCAATTGTCTGTTGGCGAGGCGTCTGGCAGAACGGGGCGTGCGATTTATCCAGTTGTATCATCGCGGCTGGGATCACCATCTGAATCTGCCCAGTAAGATCAAACAACTGGCGGGGGAAACCGATCAGGCGACGGCGGCATTGATCCTCGACTTGAAACAGCGAGGCATGCTGGATGATACACTGGTAGTCTGGGCGGGAGAATTTGGCCGGACCGTGTATTGTCAGGGAACCCTCACCGCCACGAACTACGGACGCGATCATCATCCGCGATGCTTCACAGTCTGGGCGGCAGGAGGCGGGATGAAGCCGGGTTTGACTTACGGCGAGACCGACGATTTCAGCTACAATATCACTGAAAACCCCCTGCCCGTGCATGACTTGAACGCGACGATTCTACACTCTTTAGGCATCGACCACAAAAAGCTGACGTTCAAATTCCAGGGCCGTTACTATCGTCTGACCGACGTGCATGGGAATGTGGTGCAGCCGTTGTTGAGCTGA
- a CDS encoding FHA domain-containing protein, giving the protein MKIHLISDHPDLPDIEVSVDELPVVLGRSNGCDIRILDPMLSRQQCELTFHNNSVRVRDLESTNGTIVNSAQVNDAPLYPGDIITIGMANYVVSYYDDEGQEDFEESYFSENSI; this is encoded by the coding sequence ATGAAAATTCATCTTATCAGTGATCATCCCGATTTACCGGATATTGAGGTCAGTGTTGATGAGTTACCCGTTGTACTTGGAAGAAGTAACGGCTGTGATATTCGAATTCTGGACCCGATGTTGAGTCGTCAACAATGTGAATTGACGTTCCATAATAATTCCGTCCGCGTGCGAGATCTGGAATCGACGAATGGGACGATTGTGAATTCTGCTCAAGTGAACGATGCTCCGCTTTATCCCGGCGACATCATCACCATCGGCATGGCCAATTACGTTGTCAGCTATTATGACGACGAAGGCCAGGAAGATTTCGAAGAAAGTTATTTCTCCGAGAATTCGATTTAG
- a CDS encoding DUF971 domain-containing protein, with protein MDPTPTELKKLTEENAILIGWSDGQQRRYTFAELRKSCPCVTCRNERKAAQAEPMKLTVLSPVELQPVKVERMSLAGNYAYRITFNDGHNTGLFTFELLRKLGTVVDGPS; from the coding sequence ATGGACCCCACTCCTACGGAATTGAAAAAACTCACTGAAGAGAATGCCATTCTTATCGGCTGGAGCGATGGTCAACAACGTCGCTACACGTTCGCAGAATTACGCAAATCCTGTCCTTGTGTGACATGCCGCAACGAACGCAAAGCAGCACAGGCCGAACCCATGAAACTGACAGTACTCTCGCCTGTCGAACTCCAGCCGGTCAAGGTCGAACGGATGAGCCTCGCGGGCAACTACGCCTACCGCATCACCTTCAACGACGGACATAACACAGGTCTGTTTACGTTTGAGCTACTGCGGAAACTGGGTACGGTTGTGGATGGGCCGTCTTAG
- a CDS encoding glutathione peroxidase — MKSLKTMTMLAAVLAIACSNSFAGETGKKSVPPVLKHKMKSLDGKEVDLSKYQDKVLLIVNTASKCGATPQYKDLQALHEKYKDQGLVVLGFPCNQFGAQEPGTAVQISEFCTKNYGVTFDMFSKVDVNGENATDLYKYLTSKKANPKTAGPVKWNFEKFLINRDGEIAARFRTRVNPQSEEVTKAVEAELKKK; from the coding sequence ATGAAGAGCCTTAAGACAATGACCATGCTGGCCGCCGTGCTGGCGATCGCCTGTTCGAATTCGTTTGCTGGTGAGACTGGCAAGAAATCCGTGCCCCCCGTCTTAAAACACAAAATGAAATCTCTGGATGGCAAAGAAGTCGATCTCAGTAAATATCAAGATAAAGTCTTGTTGATCGTCAACACCGCCAGCAAATGTGGTGCAACTCCCCAATACAAAGACCTGCAGGCACTTCACGAAAAATACAAAGATCAGGGACTGGTTGTCCTCGGATTTCCCTGCAATCAGTTCGGTGCTCAGGAGCCTGGCACAGCAGTACAGATTTCTGAGTTCTGCACCAAAAACTACGGCGTGACCTTTGACATGTTCAGCAAAGTCGACGTCAACGGCGAAAATGCCACCGACCTCTACAAATACCTGACGTCCAAAAAAGCGAATCCCAAAACCGCCGGCCCGGTCAAATGGAACTTTGAAAAATTCCTGATCAACCGCGATGGTGAAATCGCTGCCCGCTTCCGCACACGCGTCAATCCGCAATCAGAAGAGGTCACGAAAGCCGTCGAAGCAGAATTAAAAAAGAAATAA
- a CDS encoding DUF1553 domain-containing protein has product MRQRVRNITWISSLILVYCLKGYQATGAEIEFNRDVRPILSDLCFQCHGPDSSQRQADLRLDQESGLLGTADKPGAVVKGNAAESELFARLISNDPDLQMPPATSGKQITVAQIETLKQWINKGAQWQKHWAFIRPRRPEVPQVKQAGWVRNPIDTFVLARLEQEGLTPSPEADKSTLLRRLSLDLTGLPPTLAQQERFFKDDSPTAYEELVDRLLQSPHYGERMAMEWLDAARYADTSGYQTDGERHMWRWREWVIEAFNNNMPFDQFTVEQLAGDLLPEPTLSQRIATGFNRNHRANSEGGIIFDEYLLEYAVDRVETTGTVWLGLTIGCARCHEHKYDPISQKEFYQLIAFFNNIPERGRAIKYGNAAPFIKAPTKQQQQQLAELDQKIESYEQMLQEATPALKKFQTYWEQQPPASDLQKPFPEQDQAYQISFDGELKLKVIGKQNTDFYAKKTNASSDLTSDQKETSLEKPTFVKGIAGQAIQLNGTQSYKTKQKPTLSDKDPFSLEFQIYPQQPSGTILASLTPAQDESGFRVFLKAGRLQIHFGPRWLDDAILLRTKNQLELNRWSHIVLTYAGNSQAQDFQLYVNGESQELEVNLNYLTGGFSFPSPLEFGAYHGADHYQGLIDELKIYNFQFSSDRAAIASVAEPVRQIVQIPEGERTPQQQLKLTHFYLSVIAPDKAPKKYRTLFSSLQKIKMQREAFYRSLPTSMVMQEREQKKPTFVLMRGEYDKPGEKVSAGIPSSLGTLPEDLSRNRLGLARWLVDPMNPLTARVIVNRYWQMYFGNGLVKTTEDFGSQGAWPTHPDLLDWLATEFIRSGWDVKRLQKLIVTSATYRQSSHVSAALQQADSENQLLARASRLRLSAEMIRDQALFSAGLLRTKIGGPSVKPYQPKGVWKEIASQEYQPGTGDDLFRRSMYTFWKRTVPPPAMSTFDAPSRETCIVKRSRTNTPLQALALLNDVTYVEAARKLAERMLKQREQKPAARIQYAMRIVLAREPSERELEIFLSGFERYLKRFQKNPGAAKEFLTVGESPVPKQYNMAEHAAYTVIASLILNLDETINRE; this is encoded by the coding sequence ATGAGACAGCGAGTCCGAAATATTACCTGGATATCAAGTCTGATTCTCGTTTATTGTCTGAAAGGGTATCAGGCGACAGGCGCGGAAATCGAGTTCAACCGTGACGTACGACCGATTCTGTCTGATCTCTGTTTTCAGTGTCATGGTCCCGATTCGTCTCAGCGTCAAGCTGATCTGCGACTGGATCAGGAGAGTGGCTTGCTGGGGACGGCTGACAAGCCGGGGGCCGTCGTCAAAGGCAACGCGGCGGAAAGTGAATTATTCGCCCGACTGATTTCGAATGATCCTGATTTACAGATGCCTCCTGCCACTTCAGGCAAACAAATCACGGTCGCACAAATTGAAACGCTAAAACAGTGGATCAACAAGGGGGCGCAGTGGCAGAAACATTGGGCCTTCATTCGTCCCCGCCGTCCGGAAGTTCCGCAAGTCAAACAGGCGGGGTGGGTGCGGAACCCGATTGATACATTTGTACTCGCGCGGCTCGAACAAGAGGGGCTCACTCCTTCGCCTGAAGCAGACAAATCGACGCTCCTGCGGCGTTTGAGTCTGGACCTGACCGGCCTGCCCCCGACTCTGGCTCAACAGGAACGTTTTTTCAAAGATGATTCTCCAACCGCTTATGAAGAGCTGGTCGATCGGCTCTTGCAATCTCCCCATTACGGCGAACGAATGGCGATGGAATGGCTGGATGCGGCCCGTTATGCAGACACCAGTGGTTATCAGACGGACGGTGAGCGGCATATGTGGCGCTGGCGTGAATGGGTGATTGAAGCATTCAACAATAATATGCCCTTCGATCAATTCACGGTTGAGCAACTGGCCGGCGATTTGTTACCTGAGCCGACGCTCAGCCAGAGAATTGCAACCGGCTTCAATCGAAATCATCGTGCCAATTCTGAAGGGGGAATCATCTTCGATGAATACCTGCTTGAATACGCGGTCGATCGGGTCGAGACGACGGGCACGGTCTGGCTGGGGCTGACGATCGGTTGTGCTCGCTGTCATGAGCACAAATATGATCCCATTTCGCAAAAAGAATTTTATCAGCTGATCGCGTTTTTCAATAATATCCCTGAACGTGGCCGCGCGATTAAATACGGCAATGCCGCGCCCTTTATCAAAGCGCCGACGAAACAGCAGCAACAGCAATTGGCAGAACTCGATCAGAAAATCGAGAGCTATGAACAGATGCTGCAAGAGGCGACACCTGCTCTGAAAAAATTTCAAACCTACTGGGAACAACAGCCGCCGGCAAGCGACTTACAAAAACCATTTCCGGAGCAAGATCAGGCCTATCAGATTTCCTTCGACGGAGAGTTGAAGCTCAAGGTGATCGGCAAGCAGAACACGGACTTCTATGCCAAAAAGACGAATGCATCCAGTGACCTGACGAGTGATCAGAAAGAAACCTCATTGGAAAAACCGACGTTTGTAAAGGGTATCGCAGGCCAGGCAATACAGCTAAACGGAACTCAATCTTATAAGACAAAGCAAAAACCAACATTGAGTGACAAGGACCCATTTTCGTTGGAATTTCAGATTTATCCACAGCAGCCGAGTGGAACGATACTCGCTTCACTTACACCGGCTCAAGATGAGAGTGGCTTTCGCGTTTTTCTCAAAGCAGGCCGCTTACAGATCCATTTCGGACCGCGCTGGCTGGATGATGCGATTTTGCTGCGGACTAAAAATCAACTGGAGTTGAACCGTTGGTCGCATATTGTGTTGACGTATGCTGGTAATTCTCAGGCACAGGATTTTCAATTATATGTGAACGGCGAATCGCAGGAACTGGAAGTCAATTTAAATTACCTGACAGGCGGTTTTTCGTTTCCTTCACCACTGGAATTCGGGGCGTATCACGGTGCGGATCATTATCAAGGACTAATCGATGAATTGAAAATTTACAATTTCCAATTCTCTTCCGATCGGGCCGCAATCGCTTCTGTTGCAGAGCCGGTCCGGCAGATTGTACAGATACCGGAGGGTGAGCGCACTCCGCAGCAACAATTAAAGCTGACACATTTTTATTTGTCAGTTATAGCACCAGACAAAGCCCCCAAAAAATATCGTACTCTGTTTTCCTCATTACAAAAAATCAAAATGCAGCGCGAAGCATTTTATCGCAGTCTGCCGACCAGCATGGTGATGCAGGAACGCGAACAGAAAAAGCCAACCTTTGTGCTGATGCGGGGTGAGTACGATAAGCCGGGCGAAAAGGTCTCCGCCGGAATCCCGTCCAGTCTGGGGACCCTTCCAGAAGATCTATCCCGCAATCGTCTGGGACTGGCCCGCTGGCTCGTTGATCCCATGAATCCATTGACGGCACGGGTGATTGTGAATCGTTACTGGCAGATGTATTTCGGAAACGGTTTGGTGAAAACGACCGAAGACTTCGGTTCGCAAGGCGCCTGGCCGACACATCCGGACCTGCTGGATTGGCTGGCGACAGAATTTATTCGTTCTGGCTGGGATGTCAAGCGGTTACAGAAGTTGATTGTCACGTCTGCCACTTATCGTCAGTCGTCGCATGTGTCAGCGGCTTTGCAGCAGGCTGATTCAGAGAATCAACTACTGGCCCGAGCGAGCCGCTTGCGTTTGTCAGCCGAGATGATTCGCGATCAGGCGTTGTTTTCTGCGGGATTGTTACGCACAAAAATTGGTGGCCCTTCGGTCAAACCTTATCAGCCAAAAGGTGTCTGGAAAGAGATAGCAAGTCAGGAATATCAACCGGGGACAGGCGACGATTTGTTTCGTCGCAGCATGTATACGTTCTGGAAACGGACGGTACCTCCACCCGCGATGTCGACGTTTGATGCTCCGTCGCGGGAAACCTGTATTGTGAAACGCTCGCGGACGAATACCCCATTGCAAGCATTGGCGCTATTAAACGATGTGACGTATGTGGAGGCGGCTCGCAAACTGGCAGAGCGGATGCTCAAGCAAAGGGAGCAAAAGCCAGCGGCCCGGATTCAGTACGCAATGCGTATTGTGCTCGCACGGGAACCGAGTGAACGGGAACTGGAAATATTTTTGAGCGGTTTTGAACGATACTTAAAACGCTTTCAAAAAAATCCGGGGGCTGCGAAAGAATTTCTGACTGTCGGAGAATCACCAGTTCCAAAGCAATACAACATGGCAGAACACGCGGCCTATACCGTGATTGCCAGTCTGATTCTCAACCTGGATGAAACGATCAACAGGGAATAA
- a CDS encoding ArnT family glycosyltransferase, which translates to MPILNAISSKQVHKPLIVCGAPLLLGALILVQTSSFRSVKSPTFDETFFLNTALTSVDQSELDQRISGEGVAPIPILLTYLPVAWSAGGSQRSERWQGEISDPPLINQARLLNALLVGIPTMLLIYFWLLHRRGFAAGFLGAALVTFSPTMIAHFSLATTDACFTLMALIALATLTRYWKAPSTRNLCWLAIAVSLAISAKYSGIFLLPCVLIIMVLVAIPQISAGSKKMLWLLFKRVTVSFSLLLLLLIPFTWAFHLFGFSGPLKTVPYAETPDYSAWVRVLGRGPVAERIMEVSHTHLKRPAPFAGVLFQFLHNSAGHDAYLMGQVSNTGWWYYFPLTWLWKSTPVELLLTVLGLILSVCFLLDLWKTWRHSRGEVPEIAAENSPSTMGQEPTNHAPLIWILAIAVLLGMSLTSRLNLGQRYLLTVYPLMFLFTIDQFMRWFKNKTFLVYTFAGLCFGFQILAITSIQPHYLAYFNGLVGGPEAGHKYLLDSNMDWGQDLPALKAALADLPPDDRDRCLLYYFGTARPEAYGISVLSLKETLPDDIDRWSSLALSVNHLQGLYTQGKDPFEGFRSLKPLKRAGYSIFLYDLKTPEAKQALQESIATLRKMQANEKTK; encoded by the coding sequence ATGCCGATTCTGAATGCGATTTCTTCGAAGCAGGTACATAAACCACTCATTGTGTGTGGAGCGCCGTTACTGTTAGGGGCGCTGATTCTGGTTCAAACCAGCAGCTTTCGAAGTGTGAAAAGTCCGACTTTCGATGAGACTTTTTTTCTGAATACCGCGTTGACCAGTGTGGACCAGAGTGAGCTGGATCAACGCATCAGTGGTGAGGGCGTCGCCCCGATTCCGATTCTACTGACCTATCTGCCCGTGGCCTGGTCGGCGGGAGGCAGTCAACGCTCGGAAAGGTGGCAGGGGGAAATCTCCGATCCCCCCCTGATTAATCAGGCACGATTATTAAACGCACTGCTGGTGGGTATCCCGACCATGCTGCTGATTTACTTCTGGTTGCTGCACCGTAGAGGCTTTGCCGCGGGGTTTCTGGGGGCGGCTCTGGTAACGTTCTCGCCGACGATGATCGCACATTTTTCACTGGCCACGACCGATGCCTGTTTCACATTGATGGCGTTGATTGCTCTGGCGACACTTACCCGATACTGGAAGGCACCGTCTACCCGAAATTTATGCTGGCTGGCGATTGCCGTTTCGCTTGCGATCTCAGCGAAATATTCCGGCATATTTTTGCTGCCTTGTGTGTTGATCATCATGGTTCTTGTTGCGATTCCGCAAATCAGTGCCGGCTCAAAAAAAATGCTCTGGCTGCTGTTCAAGCGGGTGACCGTTTCTTTTTCCCTGTTACTGTTGCTGCTGATTCCTTTCACATGGGCATTTCATCTGTTCGGCTTCAGTGGTCCGCTAAAGACAGTACCTTATGCAGAAACGCCGGACTATTCCGCCTGGGTTCGCGTTCTGGGGCGAGGTCCGGTTGCCGAACGCATAATGGAAGTCTCCCATACTCATCTGAAACGCCCTGCTCCGTTTGCGGGCGTCCTGTTTCAGTTCCTGCATAATTCGGCAGGACATGATGCATATTTAATGGGGCAGGTCTCCAACACTGGCTGGTGGTATTACTTTCCGCTGACCTGGCTCTGGAAAAGTACGCCGGTGGAATTATTACTGACGGTGCTGGGGCTGATTTTGAGTGTCTGCTTTCTACTGGATCTCTGGAAAACGTGGCGCCATTCCAGGGGCGAAGTTCCCGAGATTGCTGCAGAAAATAGTCCTTCTACGATGGGGCAGGAACCGACCAATCATGCGCCTTTGATCTGGATTCTGGCGATCGCTGTGTTACTGGGAATGTCCCTCACCAGTCGACTGAATCTGGGACAGCGTTATCTGCTCACGGTTTATCCGCTGATGTTTCTGTTTACGATTGACCAGTTCATGCGCTGGTTTAAAAACAAAACGTTTCTGGTTTACACGTTTGCCGGGCTCTGTTTCGGGTTTCAAATTCTGGCGATCACTTCGATTCAGCCGCATTATCTGGCTTACTTCAATGGGCTTGTCGGCGGCCCGGAAGCGGGTCACAAATATCTGCTCGATTCCAACATGGACTGGGGGCAAGATTTGCCGGCACTCAAAGCGGCTTTAGCTGACCTGCCTCCTGACGATCGCGACAGGTGTTTGCTGTACTATTTCGGGACCGCGCGGCCGGAAGCATATGGGATTTCGGTACTGTCGTTAAAAGAGACACTGCCTGATGATATCGATCGGTGGAGTAGTCTGGCGCTTTCGGTGAATCATCTGCAAGGACTGTATACACAGGGGAAAGATCCGTTTGAGGGCTTCCGATCTTTGAAACCGTTGAAACGAGCCGGGTATTCGATTTTTCTGTATGATTTAAAGACGCCGGAAGCAAAACAGGCGCTACAGGAATCCATTGCGACTTTACGGAAAATGCAGGCGAATGAAAAAACAAAATAG
- a CDS encoding iron-containing alcohol dehydrogenase, producing the protein MNYNFFSPQQICFGWDRFQEVGPLAASLGKRALIIGGSRSLESNGVIEELKRLLLRSNIESEFVRTISNEPEVADVDQTTNLLHHLGAGEGDFLIGIGGGSGIDLAKACAAMITNRESDTVLDYLEGVGKGLKLKQAPLPLLAIPTTAGTGSEATKNAVISSYSPAFKKSLRADEMIPNLVLCDPKLACSVPPEITARTGMDAITQLLESYISCRAQPIPQALCLQGLKLALPALAEAVEDGSSRTARESMAHAALLSGIALANSGLGMAHGVAPALGIHCRISHGLACAVMLPATLKTNLSVRQKEYAEITRFLAPELSLSETEAAQYLIDQIEALNDRINIPRNLSSLGVSQTQIPDLVASSRGNSMSGNPRELSDTELTQILEDLL; encoded by the coding sequence ATGAACTATAACTTTTTCTCTCCACAACAAATCTGTTTCGGCTGGGATCGCTTTCAGGAAGTCGGTCCACTGGCCGCGTCTCTGGGCAAACGGGCTTTGATCATCGGCGGTTCCCGCTCATTGGAATCAAACGGGGTGATTGAAGAATTGAAACGCTTACTGCTTCGATCCAACATTGAGAGCGAATTCGTTCGCACCATTTCCAATGAGCCCGAGGTGGCTGACGTTGATCAGACCACCAATCTCCTGCATCATCTGGGAGCGGGAGAAGGGGATTTTCTGATTGGTATCGGAGGCGGTTCAGGAATCGATCTGGCCAAAGCCTGCGCCGCGATGATCACCAACCGGGAAAGCGATACCGTTCTCGATTATCTCGAAGGCGTCGGAAAGGGCTTAAAACTGAAACAGGCACCGCTGCCGCTACTCGCGATTCCCACCACCGCCGGAACCGGCAGCGAAGCCACCAAGAACGCGGTCATTTCCAGTTATTCGCCCGCCTTTAAAAAAAGCCTGCGTGCCGATGAGATGATTCCGAACCTGGTGCTCTGCGATCCCAAACTCGCCTGTTCTGTTCCACCTGAAATCACAGCCAGAACCGGCATGGATGCGATTACCCAATTATTGGAAAGCTATATCTCCTGCCGCGCCCAGCCCATTCCACAGGCACTCTGCCTGCAAGGTCTCAAACTGGCATTGCCTGCACTGGCCGAAGCCGTCGAAGACGGTTCGTCCCGCACTGCCCGCGAAAGCATGGCACATGCAGCGTTACTTTCGGGAATCGCCTTAGCTAACTCAGGTCTGGGAATGGCACACGGCGTCGCCCCCGCACTGGGGATTCACTGCCGCATTTCCCACGGATTGGCGTGCGCCGTCATGTTGCCAGCCACGCTGAAAACCAACCTGTCGGTCCGACAAAAAGAATACGCCGAAATCACCCGATTTCTCGCCCCGGAACTTTCCCTCTCGGAAACAGAGGCTGCACAATACCTGATTGATCAGATCGAAGCCCTCAATGATCGCATCAATATTCCTCGCAACCTCTCAAGTCTCGGCGTTTCTCAAACACAAATCCCGGATCTGGTGGCCAGCTCTCGCGGAAACAGTATGAGCGGCAACCCGCGCGAACTTTCCGATACGGAGCTCACCCAAATTTTGGAAGACCTGCTGTAA